In the Equus quagga isolate Etosha38 chromosome 6, UCLA_HA_Equagga_1.0, whole genome shotgun sequence genome, CTGAAGGATAAATTATTTTGCCAACACGGAAATAAGCCCCTCCACAGAAAATAAATCCTCAGGATTGAAGTCCTCAGGCTGTGGTGAGCCTGCCCTCAGTTCTTGAGTCCAGGAGAGTTCAGGATGAGGCCTCTGTCACTGTGGAGGAGCTGTGATGTGTACTAGACGTGATATGTACCTTGTGAGTGAGGTGGTGCtgggaaaataaattatcttgGATTTGAATCTCCATACCCATCTGTTCCTGAAAAGAACCAGGATTCCTACTGGGGGTGTTGGCACAGCCTGAGGGGCACTATAGGCCTCCAGGAATAAAATggtagaaagaaaggagaatgtCTCTGCTAGTCATAACCTTGTGGGCCCAATGAAACATAACCACATGGACCTGCATGAATGAGttctagaaggaagagaaaaatcagagaagcTCATTCACTCATAATCATCGGCCTCTGCTGTGAATCAAACATTAAATGAAACCCAGTGCTTGGTTCTAAGGAACTTAATTGCCAACAGTGGTCTGGTAAATCCCTTAACTAATACAGAGACCCTTAGGGCTGAGGGAGCCTGCCCTCCTATGTAAAGTGAGGAGGACAAAATGGAGCCTAACATCAAGGCTAAAAATGTGCCCTAGACAGAGAagaacaatatttgaaaaaagagtgtgtgtgtggagtaTTTACATACTCACATCACTTCTGACTTTAGGACAAAGACCTTTCTCATTTGATTGATGAGTATCCATTCAGATTGGCACATCTGAAGTTTACTGGGAACATTAAACTTCTATTGCAAAACTAATAGTTTGGATTGATGACGTCTTCTTAGACCATATAGagaatacataaatgaaaagaaaaaaggaagtaaaactggAGAGAAATGTTTAGAAGACGAAAATTATTGTGTTCCCTATTTAATGGCCATGCTTGGAAAGAATGTCATCAGAGAACCTCGGGTCCAAGGTTCAGAAAcacccagctcagccaggccAGCAGCACCCTCATTTTCCCCATGGCCCTCCTGCTCTCTCTATTGATGGCCCTGGTGGTGATCAGCTATGGTCCTGGTGGAGCTCTGGGCTGTGACCTCCCTCACAGCCACATCCTGGTTAGCAGGAAGAACTTCGTGCTTCTGGGCCAAATGAGCAGAATCTCCTCCGCAATCTGTCTGAAGGACAGAAAAGACTTCAGGTTCCCCCAGGACATGGTGGATGGCAGCCAGTTCCAGAAGGCCCAGGCCATGTCTGTCCTCCACGAGATGCTCCAGCAGACCTTCAACCTCTTCCACACAGAGCGCTCCTCTGCTGCCTGGAACACGACCCTCCTGGACGAACTCTGCACTGGACTCCTTCGGCAGCTGGAAGACCTGGACACCTGTTTGGAGcaggagatgggagaggaagaaTCTGCCCTGGGAACTGTGGACCCTACACTGGCCGTGAAGAGGTACTTCCAGGGGATCCATCTCTACCTGAATGAGAAGAAATACAGTGACTGTGCCTgggagattgtcagagtggaaaTCATGAGATCCTTCTCTTCATCAGCAAACCTGCAGGGAAGATTAGGAATGAAGGATGGCGACCAGGGGTCACCTTGAAATGATTCTCCTTGACTGATGTGCCATGTCACCCTTGCACATATCTTTGGTCATTTTGAAAGCCTCTTATTTCTGCTTTAGTcacagaatgttttaaatttaattcagcaaataGTCTGTCAGTAATGTTAAGCaagaatatgttaaaattattCAGGTCCTAGGGCATCAGTGCCTAAGAGATGACTGCcctgatgtttttatttattatttgtttatttatttatgtttatatcttaccatatttatatttatactttcataAAAGATATTTGCCTTTATATTGTattacaatttagaaaatatgttgacctttccattttattaaatttgcatttcgttttatttattacattcatATCAAAGAAAACTTCTTAAGTCTTTTTGTCCTTTATACCTAAATCCAAACCCTGGTTTTCTAAACCAAATAAAAGAATGGATCTTAATATTtatctactcattcattcattcagttcatGTTGTATGTATGAATTGAGTATCAAAGTAGTTGTGAATTTTTGTGGAATTGCCTTCATGAAACAGAAGTGAATAAATCTAAATCTAAAGTTGAAACTTTCAGTCTTACAGGGAAAGAGACATAAAAA is a window encoding:
- the LOC124241344 gene encoding interferon omega-2-like — protein: MALLLSLLMALVVISYGPGGALGCDLPHSHILVSRKNFVLLGQMSRISSAICLKDRKDFRFPQDMVDGSQFQKAQAMSVLHEMLQQTFNLFHTERSSAAWNTTLLDELCTGLLRQLEDLDTCLEQEMGEEESALGTVDPTLAVKRYFQGIHLYLNEKKYSDCAWEIVRVEIMRSFSSSANLQGRLGMKDGDQGSP